In Brevibacillus brevis NBRC 100599, a single genomic region encodes these proteins:
- a CDS encoding MBOAT family O-acyltransferase codes for MVFSSLIFLFQFLPAVLLVYYLSPNKLRNAVLFAASLIFYAWGEPVYIILMIFTTVFDYINGLVIGKYRHRKPIAKVVLFISICGSLAILGFFKYSGFVVSNVNDLFGLHIQVADLPLPVGISFYTFQTMSYVVDVYLGKVPAQRNFVAFGTYVTMFPQLVAGPIVKYGDIAEQLVFRKVTLERFGEGAEWFIRGLAKKVLLANNIGLLWTNVKSTPMEELTVLSAWLGILAFTFQIYFDFSGYSDMARGLGKMFGFEFPENFNHPYISRSVTEFWRRWHISLGSWFREYVYIPLGGNRFGLGKQFRNLLIVWFLTGLWHGASWNFIVWGLYFGCFVVFEKLFLLKWLKHWPNWAGHLYTLLIVVVGWVFFEFEHLPSAWIFISTMFGFGVQEWVDRQALYELTTYGGLLVLLALCTTPLPGKVWEQMKTRWNSVGMIAALAFSIISLVLSSAYLVFEDYNPFLYFRF; via the coding sequence TTGGTATTCAGCAGTCTGATTTTTCTGTTTCAATTTTTGCCCGCCGTGCTGCTCGTTTATTATTTGTCGCCCAATAAGCTGAGAAATGCTGTTCTGTTCGCAGCGAGCCTCATCTTTTATGCATGGGGCGAACCGGTATATATCATCCTCATGATTTTTACAACGGTATTTGATTATATCAACGGGCTTGTGATCGGCAAGTACAGACACCGTAAGCCGATCGCCAAAGTAGTGTTGTTCATTTCCATCTGCGGTAGTTTGGCGATTCTCGGTTTCTTCAAATACTCCGGGTTTGTCGTTTCGAATGTAAATGATCTATTCGGTCTGCATATTCAGGTGGCTGATCTGCCACTACCCGTCGGTATTTCCTTTTATACATTCCAAACGATGTCCTATGTAGTGGATGTATATCTTGGTAAAGTGCCGGCACAACGAAATTTCGTCGCTTTCGGCACTTACGTCACGATGTTTCCTCAACTGGTCGCAGGTCCCATCGTCAAATACGGAGATATTGCGGAGCAGCTGGTCTTTCGTAAAGTGACGCTGGAGAGGTTCGGCGAAGGAGCGGAATGGTTCATCCGGGGATTGGCCAAAAAAGTACTGCTCGCCAACAATATCGGACTCTTATGGACCAATGTGAAGTCGACGCCGATGGAGGAATTGACGGTCCTTTCCGCGTGGCTCGGCATTTTGGCGTTTACGTTTCAAATTTATTTTGATTTCAGCGGGTATTCGGATATGGCGCGCGGGCTCGGCAAAATGTTCGGTTTTGAATTCCCGGAAAACTTCAACCATCCGTATATTTCACGAAGCGTCACAGAATTTTGGCGCAGATGGCATATTTCCCTCGGTTCCTGGTTCCGGGAGTATGTCTATATTCCGCTCGGCGGCAACCGGTTTGGCTTGGGCAAGCAGTTCCGAAACCTCTTGATCGTATGGTTCTTAACGGGACTGTGGCATGGGGCGAGCTGGAACTTTATCGTATGGGGCTTGTATTTCGGCTGTTTCGTTGTGTTTGAGAAGCTGTTTTTACTGAAATGGCTGAAGCATTGGCCCAACTGGGCAGGACATCTCTACACGCTGCTGATTGTCGTCGTCGGGTGGGTCTTTTTTGAATTCGAACATTTGCCTTCCGCGTGGATTTTCATCAGTACGATGTTTGGTTTCGGAGTGCAAGAATGGGTGGATCGCCAGGCGCTCTACGAACTGACGACGTATGGGGGATTGCTCGTTCTGTTGGCCTTATGCACGACACCGCTACCTGGGAAAGTATGGGAGCAAATGAAAACACGATGGAATTCGGTAGGCATGATCGCTGCTCTAGCATTTTCTATCATTAGCTTGGTTTTGTCGTCCGCTTATTTGGTCTTTGAGGATTACAATCCATTCTTATATTTTCGGTTTTGA
- a CDS encoding DUF4358 domain-containing protein, which yields MKRFLFGLLMFAIGMGMLTGCSSDGGTSEELSAAEVGERIQQTVSLQNMKQGDLTKLQKLYQFEADKVEDFILYTASSNVKADELAVIKVKDASDTEHVIEKIQQRIEAQTIKLKDYRPEEYFLIEKHVLKTSGPFILFAVSKDVDQIESVFDEVMK from the coding sequence ATGAAGCGATTTTTGTTTGGACTACTTATGTTTGCAATCGGAATGGGAATGTTGACCGGATGCTCCAGTGACGGCGGGACTTCCGAAGAACTTTCGGCCGCCGAAGTGGGAGAAAGAATTCAACAAACAGTAAGCTTACAGAATATGAAGCAGGGGGATCTAACGAAACTGCAAAAGTTGTATCAGTTCGAGGCAGACAAAGTGGAGGATTTCATTCTGTACACGGCTTCATCCAATGTAAAAGCGGATGAACTGGCTGTTATCAAAGTCAAAGATGCGAGCGATACCGAACATGTAATAGAGAAAATACAACAACGGATCGAGGCCCAAACAATCAAATTGAAAGACTATCGCCCAGAGGAGTATTTTCTCATCGAAAAACATGTTTTGAAGACGAGTGGGCCGTTTATTTTATTCGCGGTGTCGAAAGACGTGGATCAAATAGAATCTGTGTTTGACGAAGTGATGAAGTAA
- a CDS encoding YcdB/YcdC domain-containing protein codes for MRMMNRAILSLIAASVVATTPAWMAEPGFAEGKTKAVDPTILDNINKTIDKLSKALPYMKELPNQTMAINEKSGVVVVTRTNKADRSAPQLTIYLDRRSGEVNSFDLEVEVPNKEDKFSLEVQKEKAQTFLKELFGQLATELQFDESESKRVNEVVFRRVINGVPYLNQNVFVDVNSQGQIVSLNKDENSSSLIDVSKFPEPTKAISLEQAEKALTSMMKLVYRLGPAGNDPVLTYQPMWSGYMDAQTGMSQETRSAQFQPLSGQLSPAIPLTPGNQKLMAKNKDEAVALLKSIVGFDPAGAAFSEQSFSDRMREGMKEFRWQKGEQSGFVIVQEKTGQVTSVGVEEKTKIERKVTKKVTREDAQKTAVQLLQTYLNTDTKMIVSEVNSYYWQGDHYTFTFYPTVHDIPIIDQTYAVTINGETGMPVQMSGEFGLRKLNLPTPNKAVSAEQAAKEYLKYHPLKLVYMKPIIGGQKAELPVLAYIAERNEQAGDSIDAFTGQIIQHKE; via the coding sequence ATGAGAATGATGAATCGAGCTATCCTGTCATTAATCGCTGCTTCTGTAGTAGCGACAACACCAGCGTGGATGGCTGAACCGGGTTTCGCAGAAGGAAAAACAAAAGCTGTTGATCCAACAATATTAGACAATATTAACAAGACAATAGATAAATTATCCAAGGCACTTCCCTATATGAAAGAATTGCCTAATCAAACGATGGCTATCAATGAAAAAAGCGGTGTGGTCGTAGTCACACGAACAAATAAAGCCGACAGATCCGCGCCGCAGTTGACCATCTATTTGGATAGGAGAAGCGGAGAAGTAAACAGCTTCGATTTGGAAGTGGAAGTTCCCAACAAAGAAGACAAGTTTTCTTTGGAGGTCCAAAAGGAAAAAGCGCAGACATTTCTGAAGGAATTATTCGGGCAGCTGGCAACGGAGCTGCAATTCGATGAGAGTGAATCGAAGAGAGTAAATGAAGTGGTATTTAGAAGAGTGATCAATGGCGTCCCTTATCTAAACCAGAATGTATTTGTTGATGTGAATTCACAGGGGCAAATTGTCAGCTTAAACAAAGACGAAAATAGCTCTTCCCTTATCGACGTCTCTAAGTTCCCCGAACCAACGAAGGCTATTTCGTTAGAACAAGCGGAAAAAGCCCTGACAAGCATGATGAAGCTCGTATATCGTCTGGGGCCAGCAGGTAACGATCCTGTTTTAACCTATCAACCCATGTGGTCCGGTTATATGGATGCCCAGACTGGCATGTCGCAAGAAACGAGGAGTGCACAATTTCAACCTTTATCAGGTCAGTTGTCCCCCGCCATCCCACTAACCCCTGGCAATCAAAAATTAATGGCCAAAAACAAAGATGAGGCTGTTGCTCTTTTGAAGAGCATCGTCGGTTTCGATCCTGCCGGAGCAGCTTTTTCTGAACAGAGCTTCTCTGACCGCATGCGTGAAGGCATGAAGGAATTTAGATGGCAAAAAGGTGAACAGAGCGGTTTTGTGATCGTTCAGGAGAAAACAGGGCAAGTAACGTCAGTAGGTGTGGAAGAGAAGACGAAGATTGAACGCAAAGTTACTAAAAAAGTGACGCGTGAAGACGCTCAGAAGACTGCTGTTCAGCTTTTGCAAACTTATTTGAACACGGATACCAAAATGATTGTATCAGAAGTCAATAGCTACTATTGGCAAGGGGATCATTACACTTTTACGTTTTATCCAACCGTTCACGATATCCCGATCATTGATCAAACCTATGCAGTCACGATTAATGGTGAAACAGGCATGCCAGTGCAAATGAGTGGGGAATTTGGACTCAGGAAGCTGAACTTGCCCACCCCCAACAAAGCAGTAAGTGCTGAACAGGCGGCAAAAGAGTACCTCAAGTATCATCCGCTTAAACTGGTATACATGAAGCCTATCATTGGCGGACAAAAAGCTGAACTTCCCGTCCTTGCCTACATAGCAGAGCGAAATGAACAAGCAGGAGACAGCATCGATGCTTTTACAGGTCAAATCATCCAGCATAAAGAATGA
- a CDS encoding GDSL-type esterase/lipase family protein encodes MKVQKKMMGITLFAMVALTVAACGTNGQPQPPASEITRQAGDISTPEQTSYASLYQTSVFLGDSITEGLSYHDVLKEENVLAGAGKTAEFALEDLDELVKRKPEHIFIQLGSDDILWPTDHPKEYSLSYYAQLIERIKERLPEASITILSVTPVTAKAEKAEPRYQNIGDYNKGLKELASKVKVGYIDVSSIVADHPDMYDEDGIHFQAKFYPILLDYVKDELARMESAK; translated from the coding sequence ATGAAAGTGCAAAAGAAAATGATGGGTATTACACTGTTCGCCATGGTCGCCTTAACGGTTGCTGCATGTGGCACCAATGGACAACCACAACCACCCGCTTCCGAGATTACCAGACAAGCTGGTGACATCTCCACTCCGGAGCAAACCTCATATGCATCACTGTATCAAACAAGCGTTTTTCTCGGAGATTCGATTACGGAGGGATTGTCTTACCATGATGTGTTGAAAGAGGAGAACGTGCTGGCAGGTGCAGGGAAAACGGCTGAATTCGCGCTGGAAGATTTGGACGAATTAGTCAAGCGAAAGCCTGAGCATATTTTTATCCAACTGGGTTCGGACGACATTTTATGGCCGACCGACCACCCCAAGGAATATTCGTTATCGTACTACGCTCAATTGATCGAGCGCATCAAGGAAAGGCTCCCTGAGGCGTCCATCACGATATTATCCGTTACACCGGTTACGGCCAAGGCAGAAAAAGCGGAGCCCCGCTATCAAAATATCGGTGACTACAATAAGGGATTGAAAGAGCTGGCAAGCAAGGTAAAAGTCGGATACATCGATGTATCGTCAATTGTTGCCGATCATCCTGACATGTACGATGAGGACGGCATTCATTTCCAGGCCAAGTTTTATCCGATCCTGCTCGATTACGTAAAAGATGAGCTGGCGCGTATGGAGAGCGCAAAATAA
- a CDS encoding sensor histidine kinase, translating to MRTSIVRKLFLLTTGLCLSVIASIFIGQTVFFEQYYVHQKVEKVKEALQSYRQNELTHDGASQDEVRKEQEFYQKTNAWFVRLDDRGQLKYTDDFQMEVRLEDSDIIPALSGKSLVVPLYTVMDVEDISTDTPFLDPYVKVGQQIAMEGIMFNNHWFAQRIGRSVSNLREEDQLENQQLVKKEYEVVPRFKSGTEYHERYPSVLFRGTITQVRKPQGADVSRYMNRLFLERVKAFQADLLYGDVVEQTSTIMDYQENNIDYKIFVERVTDQTGKPAYLFAMTSLQPVNEAAEIMRSYYGYIIAGTLLLVLLASFYYSRRIAGPLLRMDDMTQKMAKLDFSEKIPIKTEDEIGSLSRNINRLSDMLHAHIVRLEQDIEKEKRLEQTRKEFIAGVSHELKTPLSIMESCLYILKDKADSPKRDYYFAAMEDEVQKMNLLVTDMLELAKYESGTYRMQMDSFRIDVLLEKICVKLAPELAGKQLQLHHRLFPVEVIANQHRIEQVIVNFLTNAIRYTPEQEDIVISTVEGEVTVKICIENKGVQIPAEQLEKIWDRFYRVEHSRNRTTGGTGLGLAISKQILELHGADYGAMNTDEGVLFYFELKKTKV from the coding sequence ATGAGAACAAGCATTGTACGCAAGCTATTTCTGCTCACGACGGGATTATGCCTGTCTGTGATCGCGAGCATTTTTATCGGACAAACCGTATTTTTCGAGCAGTATTATGTGCACCAAAAGGTAGAGAAGGTGAAGGAAGCTCTTCAATCCTATCGGCAAAACGAGTTGACTCATGACGGGGCTTCCCAGGATGAAGTCAGGAAGGAACAGGAGTTTTATCAAAAGACGAATGCCTGGTTCGTTCGACTGGATGATAGAGGCCAGTTGAAATATACGGACGATTTCCAGATGGAGGTCCGTCTGGAGGACTCAGACATCATCCCTGCTCTTTCTGGCAAGTCGCTTGTCGTTCCGTTGTACACGGTCATGGATGTGGAGGATATAAGCACCGATACCCCCTTCCTCGATCCTTATGTGAAAGTGGGACAACAGATTGCCATGGAAGGGATCATGTTCAATAATCATTGGTTTGCGCAACGGATCGGGAGGAGTGTCTCCAATCTCAGAGAGGAAGATCAACTGGAGAATCAGCAACTCGTCAAAAAAGAGTATGAGGTCGTCCCGAGATTCAAGAGTGGCACCGAATACCATGAGCGGTATCCCAGCGTTTTGTTTCGTGGAACCATCACACAGGTCCGAAAACCGCAAGGCGCGGATGTATCTCGCTATATGAACCGCTTATTTCTTGAACGGGTGAAAGCTTTTCAAGCGGATCTTCTCTACGGAGATGTTGTGGAGCAAACAAGCACCATAATGGACTACCAAGAGAACAATATCGATTACAAAATATTCGTTGAGCGCGTGACCGATCAAACAGGGAAACCCGCCTATCTGTTTGCCATGACATCGTTGCAGCCCGTAAACGAAGCAGCGGAGATCATGCGAAGTTATTACGGCTACATTATTGCGGGTACCTTGCTGCTCGTTCTGCTCGCCTCCTTCTATTACTCCCGCAGAATAGCAGGTCCTTTGCTCCGCATGGATGACATGACGCAAAAAATGGCCAAGCTAGACTTCTCTGAAAAAATTCCGATCAAGACAGAGGATGAGATCGGTAGCCTGTCACGGAATATTAATCGGCTTTCGGATATGCTGCATGCTCATATTGTCCGGCTGGAGCAGGATATTGAGAAAGAAAAGCGGCTGGAGCAAACGCGTAAAGAATTTATAGCGGGCGTGTCGCATGAGCTGAAAACTCCACTCAGCATCATGGAAAGCTGCCTGTACATTTTGAAGGATAAGGCGGACAGCCCGAAGCGTGACTACTATTTTGCTGCGATGGAAGATGAAGTGCAGAAGATGAACCTGCTGGTTACCGATATGCTGGAATTGGCAAAATATGAATCCGGTACGTATAGAATGCAGATGGATTCGTTCCGGATTGATGTGCTACTGGAGAAAATCTGCGTAAAGTTGGCACCGGAACTCGCCGGCAAGCAGTTACAATTGCATCACCGTTTATTCCCAGTTGAAGTCATCGCCAATCAGCATCGAATCGAGCAGGTGATCGTGAATTTCTTGACAAACGCTATACGCTACACGCCGGAACAAGAGGATATTGTCATCTCGACGGTTGAAGGGGAGGTTACCGTCAAGATTTGCATCGAAAACAAAGGCGTCCAGATTCCTGCCGAGCAGCTGGAGAAGATATGGGATCGCTTCTACCGAGTTGAGCATTCCCGCAACCGTACGACCGGGGGAACCGGTTTGGGCCTGGCGATCTCCAAGCAGATACTAGAACTACACGGGGCGGACTATGGGGCAATGAATACGGACGAAGGCGTCTTGTTCTATTTTGAATTGAAGAAAACGAAAGTGTAG
- a CDS encoding LA2681 family HEPN domain-containing protein, with product MINEDIHTVGLFADKAFDKRDLDTLHKIAEDCLNWVESGEYNLLEKGILAYHGATSYSNYIYLKYKGTLSYSENINNEQDFEMCLLLFRLSIENLTYYQANEDIKEESEEFRYVTNYLLMAYTNYANLLNTCGRMIKALSYSKIGVERNFSMAIGNYAGFLMDYAIHDYDNGHQAVFANKSYHLLKEVLELEELDENATEHYTYLKNKLEQWYPTEFLEKRNELKEYSFGDSEDEINYRKWCVENFLFLNTLNDAFPHSISANDILHLPDIISKIDEGSNYHGLFNQIKQEYVSARFMVYDALSFEGAHFSDKDVHLVNTLDYPTYGISIEKMKYSYRSLYSLFDRIAFFINEYFEIGIKERDVSYRSIWQGSVNKGKNSYDLKVNLKSKMTGEETFNLPLVGLYWLCKDIGKEKVKHHYIEPAIEHISKIRHHLEHRYLKVHDSLLYPIIKDSFPKREDPLAFSITVDEFKDAAMKLITYVREGIILLTMAVHLEEQNKRKKEDSYVSMHMDRYDDNWKQLF from the coding sequence ATGATTAATGAAGATATACATACTGTTGGATTATTTGCAGATAAGGCTTTTGATAAAAGAGATTTGGACACGCTACACAAAATAGCTGAAGATTGTCTAAATTGGGTCGAGTCTGGAGAGTACAACCTTCTTGAAAAAGGAATTCTTGCTTATCATGGGGCTACTTCCTATAGCAATTATATTTATCTAAAATACAAAGGAACTTTGAGTTATTCTGAGAACATAAATAACGAACAAGATTTTGAGATGTGTTTATTGTTGTTTCGGTTGTCAATTGAAAACTTAACTTATTATCAAGCAAATGAGGATATAAAGGAAGAGTCAGAAGAATTTCGTTATGTTACTAACTATTTATTAATGGCGTATACCAACTATGCAAACTTGCTGAATACATGTGGCAGGATGATTAAGGCACTTTCATATTCGAAAATTGGTGTTGAACGAAATTTTTCAATGGCAATAGGAAACTATGCAGGATTCTTAATGGATTATGCTATACATGATTATGATAATGGTCATCAAGCAGTTTTTGCGAATAAATCTTACCATCTTCTAAAAGAAGTGCTGGAATTAGAAGAATTAGATGAGAATGCTACTGAGCACTATACGTACTTAAAAAATAAATTAGAGCAATGGTATCCAACTGAATTTCTAGAGAAACGTAATGAACTTAAAGAGTATTCATTTGGGGATTCTGAGGACGAAATCAATTATCGAAAATGGTGTGTTGAAAATTTTTTGTTCCTAAATACGTTAAATGATGCTTTTCCTCATTCCATTTCAGCAAATGATATCTTACATTTACCAGACATCATTAGTAAAATTGATGAAGGGTCTAATTATCATGGATTGTTCAACCAGATAAAGCAAGAATATGTATCGGCTAGATTCATGGTATATGATGCTTTATCCTTTGAAGGAGCACATTTCTCAGATAAAGATGTTCATCTTGTCAATACATTGGATTATCCTACCTACGGTATTTCAATAGAGAAAATGAAATATTCGTATAGAAGTTTATATTCTCTATTTGATCGCATTGCATTTTTCATAAATGAATATTTTGAAATAGGGATTAAAGAAAGAGATGTATCTTACCGTTCTATATGGCAAGGGTCAGTTAATAAAGGGAAAAACTCTTACGACTTAAAAGTGAACTTAAAATCCAAAATGACAGGTGAGGAGACATTTAATCTTCCATTAGTAGGTCTTTATTGGTTATGCAAAGATATTGGGAAAGAAAAGGTAAAACACCACTACATAGAACCAGCAATTGAACATATTTCCAAAATTCGGCATCATTTGGAGCATCGATACTTAAAGGTCCATGATAGCCTTTTGTATCCAATAATCAAAGACTCATTTCCCAAAAGAGAGGATCCGTTAGCCTTTTCCATAACAGTTGATGAGTTTAAAGATGCAGCTATGAAACTCATTACTTATGTGAGAGAAGGGATTATCTTATTAACTATGGCTGTGCATTTGGAAGAACAGAATAAGAGAAAAAAAGAAGACTCTTACGTGTCAATGCATATGGATCGATACGACGATAATTGGAAGCAACTTTTTTGA
- a CDS encoding response regulator transcription factor yields the protein MAKTILIVEDQQVLREIMKEYLMDEGYEVLEAGDGSQALTLFQEHEVHLIILDVMLPELDGWSVCRRIRKVSNVPILMLTARSDEDDTLLGFELGADDYVVKPCSPPILLARSKRLLENRQMHEPGDMLSGGGITIHLPSRTVSIEGKNYSLTHTEYEILAYLMKNKGIILSREQLIIKIWGYDFIGEDRTLSSHVRNLRSKLGDHAKHIVTVVRSGYKFEERP from the coding sequence ATGGCGAAAACGATACTGATTGTGGAAGACCAGCAGGTTTTGCGAGAGATTATGAAGGAATACTTGATGGACGAGGGATACGAAGTGCTGGAAGCGGGGGACGGGAGTCAGGCTCTGACGTTATTTCAAGAGCATGAAGTGCATTTGATCATTCTGGACGTTATGCTGCCAGAATTGGACGGGTGGTCAGTATGCAGACGCATTCGCAAAGTTTCCAACGTCCCCATTCTGATGTTAACAGCTCGTTCAGATGAGGATGACACGTTGCTTGGGTTCGAGCTCGGGGCGGACGATTATGTGGTGAAACCGTGCAGTCCTCCCATCCTGCTGGCACGCTCCAAACGGTTGCTGGAAAACCGACAAATGCACGAACCGGGGGATATGTTGTCCGGTGGGGGGATTACGATTCACTTGCCGTCCCGAACCGTTTCGATTGAGGGTAAGAATTATAGCCTGACGCACACGGAATATGAAATTTTGGCCTACTTGATGAAAAACAAAGGCATTATCCTCTCTAGAGAACAGCTCATTATAAAAATCTGGGGTTACGACTTTATCGGCGAGGATCGTACGCTCAGCAGCCATGTTCGGAATTTGCGTTCCAAGCTGGGAGATCATGCGAAGCATATCGTCACGGTTGTTCGTTCCGGTTATAAATTCGAGGAGCGACCATGA
- a CDS encoding DHHW family protein yields the protein MTSYDKWTRAVTGLLFLLFILVVAVLNILTPDQAFSESENRVLEKKPPFSLRSLLAGKFTSDYEAYITDQFAFRDVWIGLKTDADRVMGKKDSNGVYLGKDGYLIQHFSSPLDAEVKDRVQAIRSIHQTAPDLRKYIMLVPTAALLQDKLPAYAPMGDEHAALNRVRQSLPSDIRFVDVYPALSAGREDAIFYKTDHHWTSKGAYYAYRVLCKQMGIVPKDEAAFNIREVTDAFYGSLYSKSGFRHLQPDRIDLYLPKEESKKKVEYVDEGRTADSLYQMDNLSKKDKYTVFLNGNHALVRITTDHPDGKKLLVVKDSYANSLIPFLAEHFAEIDVVDLRYYEESVAKLIQDRQFHDMLFLYNVKTFFEDTSILNILE from the coding sequence TTGACCAGCTATGACAAATGGACACGAGCCGTGACGGGCTTGTTGTTCTTGCTGTTTATCCTCGTGGTGGCTGTTTTGAACATACTGACTCCTGATCAGGCGTTCTCGGAGTCGGAAAACAGGGTGCTAGAAAAGAAGCCGCCATTTTCACTACGATCACTGCTGGCGGGGAAGTTCACTTCTGATTACGAAGCTTATATCACCGATCAATTTGCTTTCCGGGACGTTTGGATCGGGCTAAAAACGGATGCGGATCGTGTTATGGGCAAAAAGGACAGCAACGGTGTTTATCTGGGCAAGGACGGGTACCTGATTCAACATTTCTCATCGCCGCTGGATGCCGAGGTGAAAGACAGAGTTCAGGCCATTCGGTCGATTCACCAGACAGCGCCAGACCTTCGTAAGTACATCATGCTGGTACCAACCGCCGCGTTGCTTCAGGATAAACTCCCTGCCTACGCGCCAATGGGCGACGAGCATGCTGCGCTCAATCGAGTTCGGCAATCGCTTCCATCTGATATTCGCTTCGTTGATGTCTATCCCGCGCTGTCTGCCGGGCGAGAAGATGCCATTTTTTATAAAACAGATCATCATTGGACAAGCAAGGGCGCTTATTATGCCTATCGGGTGTTGTGCAAGCAGATGGGGATTGTTCCAAAAGACGAAGCTGCGTTCAACATTCGGGAGGTGACAGATGCATTCTACGGATCACTCTATTCGAAAAGCGGCTTTCGTCATCTACAGCCCGATCGTATCGATCTCTATCTGCCGAAGGAGGAAAGCAAAAAGAAGGTGGAGTACGTGGACGAAGGACGTACTGCGGATTCTTTGTACCAGATGGATAATCTGTCCAAAAAGGATAAGTATACAGTATTCCTGAACGGCAACCATGCACTGGTACGAATCACAACGGACCATCCGGACGGGAAGAAGCTGCTAGTAGTGAAAGATTCGTACGCCAATAGTCTGATTCCCTTTTTGGCTGAACACTTCGCGGAGATTGATGTCGTAGACCTTCGATATTATGAGGAATCCGTAGCAAAGCTCATCCAAGATCGGCAGTTTCACGACATGCTATTCCTTTACAATGTCAAAACGTTTTTTGAAGACACCTCTATTCTGAACATCCTGGAGTGA
- a CDS encoding winged helix-turn-helix domain-containing protein has protein sequence MIQLTNRQARQFLLMKHGLLGEYQFTGKQGVLDFVRQVGCIQFDPIDVCGKNAELVLQSRIKGFTKNMLDELLYQDRFLIDYPDKNLAIIPIEDWPYFERYRQAARQHAKRYPEMEGLTAQVRTHIQNHGTLSSDELKLDGDFTWQSAIHWSSGNNTSRSVLEQMYSTGELIIHHKKGTRKYYDIAEKYIPPNLLNAPEPLEDELEHHKWRVLRRIGAVGLLWNRASDAWLNIWGLKAEQRNEVFRQLLHEDRIVAVTVEQMKDTLYCRTEDLPLIEAVLQNPSPKLRCELIAPLDNLIWDRKLINKLFGFDYTWEIYTPAIKRKFGYYVLPLLYGESFIGRAEVIVERKAGTLVVKNIWYENDIKPTKQLRTALNNCFQNFALFNGCETISTTLI, from the coding sequence ATGATCCAATTGACGAACCGCCAAGCAAGGCAATTTCTGTTAATGAAGCACGGGCTGTTGGGCGAATATCAATTTACCGGAAAGCAGGGCGTATTGGATTTTGTGCGGCAGGTCGGCTGTATTCAATTTGATCCCATCGATGTTTGCGGAAAAAACGCCGAACTGGTTCTGCAGTCGCGAATTAAAGGATTTACCAAGAATATGCTTGACGAATTGCTGTATCAAGATAGATTCCTGATCGATTATCCCGACAAGAATTTGGCCATTATCCCTATCGAGGACTGGCCGTATTTTGAGCGATACAGGCAAGCCGCCCGACAACATGCCAAGCGCTATCCCGAAATGGAGGGCTTGACAGCGCAAGTACGGACTCATATTCAAAATCACGGTACGCTAAGTTCGGATGAACTGAAATTGGATGGAGATTTCACTTGGCAATCGGCCATCCACTGGAGCAGCGGAAACAATACATCGCGATCGGTGCTAGAACAGATGTACTCGACAGGCGAGTTGATTATCCATCATAAAAAAGGAACGCGTAAATACTACGATATTGCCGAGAAGTACATACCGCCCAACCTGCTAAATGCACCGGAGCCACTGGAGGACGAGCTTGAGCATCACAAGTGGCGGGTACTGCGTCGAATCGGCGCTGTTGGCCTTTTATGGAATCGCGCATCCGATGCCTGGCTGAATATATGGGGATTGAAAGCGGAGCAGCGCAACGAGGTTTTCCGCCAACTGTTACACGAAGATCGCATTGTTGCTGTTACCGTAGAACAAATGAAGGATACGCTATACTGTCGCACGGAGGATTTGCCGCTTATTGAAGCCGTCCTGCAAAATCCATCGCCGAAATTACGCTGCGAGCTGATTGCTCCGCTGGACAATTTGATATGGGACAGAAAGCTGATCAACAAATTGTTTGGCTTCGATTATACTTGGGAGATTTACACGCCTGCAATCAAACGGAAATTCGGCTATTATGTGCTGCCTCTATTGTATGGAGAGAGCTTCATCGGACGAGCCGAGGTAATCGTGGAACGAAAAGCCGGGACGCTCGTTGTTAAAAACATCTGGTACGAGAACGACATAAAGCCAACAAAGCAATTGCGAACAGCTTTGAACAATTGTTTTCAAAATTTTGCATTATTCAACGGATGCGAGACGATTTCGACAACGTTAATTTGA